One Weissella ceti DNA window includes the following coding sequences:
- a CDS encoding guanylate kinase, translated as MQRRVFVVTGNTGTGKTTVTKYLNEFYEMPKVITHTTRPPREGEEDGVDYYFESNDSFDKNHYLESVSYSGYRYGSSIEGLERAWEKNQLITIVLDPLGAVTYLQDLPEGEVVLIYLDVTERSDLLQRLEKRGDDVSVIAQRLNSDEYQRDLMMLPALKEKAHVVMNDDWELAKQAVDKIVQETIRL; from the coding sequence GTGCAACGTCGAGTCTTTGTAGTAACAGGGAATACAGGAACTGGGAAAACGACTGTAACTAAGTACCTAAATGAATTTTATGAAATGCCTAAAGTTATCACACATACAACGCGCCCGCCACGTGAAGGGGAAGAAGATGGTGTGGACTACTATTTTGAATCAAATGATTCATTTGATAAAAATCATTATTTAGAGTCAGTAAGTTATAGTGGTTACCGTTACGGTTCGTCTATCGAAGGGTTAGAACGTGCCTGGGAAAAGAATCAATTGATCACCATTGTATTAGATCCATTAGGTGCAGTAACTTATTTGCAAGATTTACCTGAAGGTGAAGTGGTATTGATTTATTTAGACGTGACAGAGCGTTCTGATTTATTGCAGCGGTTAGAGAAGCGTGGTGATGATGTGTCCGTCATTGCACAACGCTTAAATAGCGATGAGTACCAACGTGATTTGATGATGTTACCAGCTTTGAAAGAAAAGGCGCATGTCGTCATGAATGATGATTGGGAATTGGCTAAACAAGCTGTGGATAA